In the genome of Dickeya fangzhongdai, one region contains:
- a CDS encoding HofP DNA utilization family protein, which yields MRDPFQPRLVASCENRTLPDEWRLKGMVGSSSQWVGWLAQTPGGWLRVRDGDVIPPGDWRITRLDSTGATLRPADETVHCGASEVHLGSPFHHKKE from the coding sequence ATGCGCGATCCGTTTCAGCCGCGTCTGGTCGCATCATGCGAGAACCGAACGTTACCGGATGAATGGCGGTTGAAAGGCATGGTGGGGTCGTCATCGCAGTGGGTCGGATGGCTGGCGCAGACGCCAGGCGGCTGGCTGCGAGTCCGCGATGGCGACGTTATCCCGCCCGGCGACTGGCGGATTACGCGGCTGGATAGCACTGGCGCCACGCTGCGCCCGGCAGACGAGACGGTGCATTGTGGGGCGTCAGAGGTTCATCTTGGCTCGCCCTTTCATCACAAAAAGGAATAA
- a CDS encoding SPOR domain-containing protein, with protein MDEFNPEEELKPDTSDRRPARQQRRSKGFAAPSVSLSRQHTMIGIGIVVLVLLIIGIGSALQSPSQNKSSAPSQPAGSDRNIDLSSSMSSSQEPGTPPPAAALQPSSPAPVAAPNSGAGSAQTLSGQPVSGTPTQAPLPSQNSNQQRIELPGNITDALSQPQQQDRVNALSSGLPTEPATVLAPATKGGRAQPAEKSPAHVQAEKQPSPASHKTAAEAKESAKPAANAHRAPTTAVTPAPASKPAAAVKPATSAGSQSGTAIQSAPAGHFTLQLSSASREDSLKAYAREQRLANYWVYETKRDGRPWYVLVNGVYASPEDAKRAIASLPADVQAKKPWVRPIRQVKQDLTK; from the coding sequence ATGGATGAGTTCAATCCGGAAGAAGAATTGAAGCCGGATACCAGCGATCGACGCCCTGCGCGCCAGCAGAGACGAAGCAAAGGCTTCGCTGCCCCCAGTGTCTCGCTATCCAGACAACACACCATGATTGGTATCGGTATTGTGGTACTGGTGCTGCTGATCATCGGCATTGGTTCTGCTCTGCAATCTCCCAGCCAGAACAAATCTTCGGCTCCGTCGCAACCAGCAGGTTCTGACAGGAATATCGATCTGTCATCGTCCATGTCTTCCAGTCAGGAACCGGGAACACCGCCACCGGCGGCGGCGCTTCAGCCCTCTTCTCCGGCGCCAGTCGCCGCTCCGAATTCGGGCGCAGGCTCTGCGCAGACGCTGAGTGGTCAGCCTGTTTCCGGTACGCCCACGCAGGCGCCGTTGCCTTCGCAGAATAGCAACCAGCAGCGTATTGAATTGCCGGGCAATATTACCGATGCGCTGTCTCAGCCTCAGCAACAGGACCGGGTGAACGCGTTGTCTTCTGGGTTGCCGACCGAACCGGCGACCGTGCTGGCGCCGGCAACCAAAGGCGGACGTGCTCAGCCTGCGGAGAAATCTCCTGCCCATGTTCAGGCGGAAAAACAGCCTTCTCCGGCATCTCATAAAACCGCCGCCGAGGCGAAAGAGAGCGCCAAACCTGCTGCGAATGCGCATCGGGCACCCACGACGGCCGTGACGCCCGCACCGGCCAGCAAACCGGCAGCGGCGGTCAAACCGGCGACGTCAGCCGGAAGCCAGAGCGGTACGGCTATCCAGAGTGCGCCGGCCGGCCACTTTACTTTGCAACTCAGCAGCGCCTCCCGCGAGGATTCCCTCAAAGCGTATGCCCGGGAACAGCGGCTGGCGAATTACTGGGTATATGAAACGAAACGTGACGGGCGACCCTGGTATGTTCTGGTGAATGGTGTTTACGCCTCGCCGGAGGATGCCAAACGCGCCATTGCGTCCTTGCCTGCTGATGTTCAGGCGAAAAAACCATGGGTCAGGCCGATCCGTCAGGTGAAGCAGGACTTGACCAAGTAA
- the hofQ gene encoding DNA uptake porin HofQ: MKTGCFPGGRLRRYGWLIWLMMLFSGVLAEARGDEPVSLAFDDVPVQRVLQALADHQQLNLVVAPGVTGNVSLNLQQVPWQQALDIILRMGQLTIERQDSVMMVYPDTYTKDRQRQQEELAAKQRQQLPLQNLSVTLQYAEAADVVASLQSQRGTLLTERGSVTVDKRTNTLLVRDVVSALEQIRPWVGELDKPLAQVQLAAHIVTISSEHLKALGVNWGLGDAATTGQALQMNNFSVSLPVESPAVNAGFHLAKLNGRLLDLELMALEQENEVEIIASPRLFTAHQQTASIKQGTEIPYQVSSGASGSTSIEFKEAVLGMEVTPRILHGGQITLNLLISQNMPGRAIKQGEGGEILAIDKQEIQTQVTVQDGETIVLGGIFQQQKNQGERQVPGLGALPGIGQWFRSGNQQHTRRELVIFITPTLIQSARRAPAA, from the coding sequence ATGAAGACAGGATGTTTTCCCGGCGGGCGGTTACGTCGGTACGGCTGGCTAATCTGGCTGATGATGTTGTTTAGCGGTGTGCTAGCCGAAGCCCGCGGCGACGAGCCGGTTTCGCTGGCGTTCGATGATGTGCCGGTTCAGCGCGTCTTGCAGGCGCTGGCCGATCACCAGCAGCTTAATCTGGTGGTGGCGCCGGGCGTGACGGGCAACGTCAGCCTGAATTTGCAGCAGGTTCCCTGGCAGCAGGCGCTCGATATTATTCTGCGCATGGGTCAGTTGACGATTGAACGGCAGGACAGCGTCATGATGGTCTACCCCGACACCTATACGAAAGACCGGCAGCGGCAACAGGAGGAGCTGGCGGCCAAACAGCGTCAGCAACTGCCGTTGCAGAATCTGTCCGTTACCTTGCAGTACGCGGAAGCCGCCGACGTGGTAGCGAGTCTGCAGAGTCAGCGCGGTACTTTACTGACCGAGCGTGGCAGCGTAACGGTGGACAAACGCACCAATACGCTGTTGGTGAGGGATGTCGTTTCAGCGCTGGAGCAAATTCGTCCCTGGGTCGGGGAACTGGACAAACCGCTGGCGCAGGTGCAACTGGCGGCGCATATCGTGACCATCAGCAGTGAGCACCTTAAGGCGTTGGGCGTCAACTGGGGACTGGGCGATGCCGCGACGACGGGGCAGGCGCTGCAAATGAACAATTTCAGCGTCAGCCTGCCGGTGGAGTCGCCCGCCGTCAACGCGGGGTTTCATCTGGCGAAGTTGAACGGACGGCTGCTGGATCTGGAATTGATGGCGCTGGAACAGGAAAATGAAGTGGAGATCATCGCCAGTCCGCGCCTGTTTACCGCACATCAGCAGACGGCCAGCATCAAGCAGGGCACGGAAATTCCGTATCAGGTGTCCAGCGGCGCCAGCGGCTCAACGTCGATTGAGTTCAAAGAAGCGGTGCTGGGAATGGAAGTCACGCCCAGGATTCTGCATGGCGGGCAGATAACGCTCAATCTGTTGATTAGCCAGAATATGCCGGGACGCGCCATCAAACAGGGCGAAGGGGGCGAGATACTGGCGATCGATAAACAGGAAATCCAGACACAGGTGACGGTGCAGGATGGTGAAACCATTGTGCTGGGCGGTATTTTCCAGCAGCAGAAGAATCAGGGCGAGCGGCAGGTTCCGGGGCTGGGCGCGTTGCCGGGCATAGGGCAATGGTTCCGCAGCGGTAATCAGCAGCACACGCGTCGCGAGCTGGTCATCTTTATTACCCCAACGCTGATCCAGTCGGCCAGACGCGCTCCGGCGGCCTGA
- the dam gene encoding adenine-specific DNA-methyltransferase: protein MKKNRAFLKWAGGKYPLVEEIRRYLPAGERLIEPFVGAGSVFLNTDYDSYILADINSDLINLYKIVKTETDAFIRDARELFIDEVNTSDVFYRLREEFNLCTDDYRRALLFLYLNRHCYNGLCRYNMRGEFNVPFGRYKKPYFPEEELYWFAEKAQNATFVCEHYQQTLTNASPGSVVYCDPPYAPLSATANFTAYHTNNFNNRDQQNLAQLAQQLSSQSQIPVLISNHDTVLTREWYRDASSLYVVKARRTISRNISGRSKVNELLALYCQAAF from the coding sequence ATGAAGAAAAACCGCGCGTTCTTAAAATGGGCCGGTGGGAAGTATCCGCTGGTGGAAGAGATTCGCCGATATCTGCCAGCGGGAGAGCGATTAATCGAGCCTTTCGTGGGCGCGGGTTCCGTATTTCTCAATACTGACTACGACAGCTATATTCTGGCGGATATCAACAGCGATCTGATTAATCTCTATAAAATTGTCAAAACCGAAACCGATGCTTTCATCCGCGATGCCCGCGAGCTGTTTATCGATGAAGTGAATACCTCGGATGTTTTTTACCGGTTGAGAGAGGAGTTCAATCTCTGTACCGATGATTATCGTCGGGCGCTGCTGTTTCTGTATCTGAACCGTCATTGTTATAACGGTCTGTGCCGCTATAACATGCGTGGCGAGTTCAATGTGCCGTTTGGGCGCTATAAGAAACCCTATTTTCCGGAAGAAGAGCTTTACTGGTTTGCGGAAAAGGCGCAGAACGCTACGTTCGTGTGCGAGCATTATCAGCAGACGCTGACTAACGCCTCCCCGGGCTCGGTGGTGTATTGCGACCCGCCTTACGCGCCGCTGTCGGCTACGGCCAATTTTACGGCGTACCATACCAACAACTTTAATAATCGGGACCAACAGAATCTGGCGCAGCTGGCGCAGCAGTTGTCGTCGCAAAGCCAGATCCCGGTACTGATTTCCAATCACGATACAGTACTGACTCGTGAATGGTACCGTGACGCTTCGTCGTTGTATGTGGTCAAGGCGCGCCGCACCATCAGCCGCAATATTTCGGGCCGCAGTAAGGTCAATGAGTTGCTGGCGTTGTATTGTCAGGCAGCGTTCTGA
- the aroK gene encoding shikimate kinase AroK has product MAEKRNIFLVGPMGAGKSTIGRQLAQQLNMEFFDSDQEIERRTGADVGWVFDVEGEEGFRDREEKVINELTEKQGIVLATGGGSVKSRETRNRLSARGVVVYLETTIEKQLARTQRDKKRPLLQVETPPREVLEALAKERNPLYEEIADVTIRTDEQSAKVVANQIISMLESN; this is encoded by the coding sequence ATGGCAGAGAAACGCAATATCTTTCTGGTTGGGCCTATGGGTGCCGGCAAAAGCACTATTGGCCGTCAGTTAGCTCAGCAGCTCAATATGGAATTCTTCGACTCCGATCAAGAAATTGAGCGACGTACCGGGGCTGATGTGGGCTGGGTATTTGATGTGGAAGGCGAGGAAGGCTTCCGCGATCGCGAAGAGAAAGTCATTAATGAATTGACGGAAAAGCAGGGCATTGTACTGGCAACAGGCGGCGGTTCGGTGAAATCACGCGAAACCCGCAATCGCCTGTCTGCACGCGGCGTGGTGGTGTATCTGGAAACCACCATTGAAAAACAGTTGGCCCGTACTCAACGAGATAAAAAACGTCCGTTGCTTCAGGTTGAAACCCCACCACGCGAAGTGCTGGAGGCATTGGCGAAAGAGCGTAATCCGCTGTATGAAGAAATCGCCGATGTCACGATTCGCACCGATGAACAAAGCGCCAAGGTCGTTGCCAACCAGATCATCAGCATGCTGGAAAGCAACTGA
- the aroB gene encoding 3-dehydroquinate synthase, whose amino-acid sequence MERVTVTLGERSYPITIAAGLFNDAASFMPLKAGDQAMLVTNETLAPLYLDALRDRLEKSGVRVDQVILPDGEQFKSLTVLEQVFSALLARPHGRDTTLVALGGGVIGDLTGFAAACYQRGVRFIQVPTTLLAQVDSSVGGKTAVNHPLGKNMIGAFYQPASVVVDLDCLKTLPARELSSGLAEVIKYGIILDRAFFEWLEEHIDAVRSLQDEPLAYCIRRCCELKAEVVAADERESGLRALLNLGHTYGHAIEAEMGYGNWLHGEAVAAGMVMAAEAARRLGQFSADDVERIRALLLRAGLPVTGPREMAPQAYLPHMMRDKKVLAGELRLVLPTAIGQSEVRAGVSHELVLASIADCLP is encoded by the coding sequence ATGGAAAGAGTCACCGTAACCCTCGGGGAACGCAGTTACCCCATTACGATCGCCGCCGGTCTTTTCAACGATGCGGCTTCTTTTATGCCGCTGAAGGCTGGCGATCAGGCCATGCTGGTGACCAATGAGACGTTGGCGCCGCTTTATCTGGATGCGTTGCGTGATCGGTTGGAAAAAAGCGGCGTGCGGGTTGATCAGGTGATTCTGCCTGATGGCGAACAGTTCAAGTCTTTAACCGTGCTGGAGCAGGTGTTTTCCGCCTTGCTGGCCCGGCCGCATGGGCGCGACACCACGCTGGTCGCGTTGGGGGGCGGCGTTATCGGCGATCTGACCGGCTTTGCCGCCGCCTGTTATCAGCGCGGCGTTCGCTTCATTCAGGTTCCGACCACGCTGCTGGCGCAGGTCGATTCGTCCGTCGGCGGAAAAACCGCCGTCAACCATCCGCTAGGCAAAAATATGATTGGCGCGTTCTACCAGCCTGCTTCGGTGGTGGTCGATCTGGATTGCCTTAAAACGCTGCCCGCACGCGAGCTTTCCTCCGGTCTGGCTGAAGTGATCAAGTATGGCATCATCCTTGACCGCGCGTTTTTCGAATGGTTGGAAGAGCATATTGACGCTGTGCGCAGCCTGCAGGATGAACCGCTGGCTTACTGTATTCGCCGTTGTTGCGAACTGAAGGCGGAGGTGGTGGCGGCGGATGAACGTGAATCCGGACTGCGCGCCTTGCTGAATTTGGGCCACACTTATGGACATGCCATTGAAGCGGAAATGGGCTACGGCAACTGGCTGCATGGCGAAGCCGTAGCCGCGGGCATGGTCATGGCGGCCGAGGCCGCCCGCCGTCTCGGGCAGTTTAGCGCTGACGATGTCGAGCGCATCAGGGCGCTGTTGCTGCGGGCCGGATTGCCTGTCACCGGGCCGCGTGAAATGGCTCCACAAGCGTATCTGCCGCACATGATGCGGGACAAGAAGGTTCTGGCGGGGGAACTGCGTCTGGTTCTGCCCACGGCGATAGGTCAGTCGGAAGTCCGAGCGGGCGTATCGCACGAACTGGTGCTGGCATCCATTGCCGACTGCCTTCCCTGA